GGAAGAGGACTTTGCCGATGTGAAGGGGCAGGCCCATGCGAAACGAGCCTTGGAGGTGGCGGCGGCTGGAGGCCATAACCTCTTGATGATAGGGCCTCCTGGTTCAGGGAAAACGATGTTGGCCCGACGCCTGCCGGGCATCTTGCCGCTATTGAGGCAAGACGAGGCGCTGGAGACCAGTCGCATCCACAGCGTCGTCGGGCAGCTGGCCCAAGACCAGCCGCTGCTTCGGCGCCGACCGTTCCGTGCTCCGCACCACAGCATTTCCGAGGCCGGTCTCATCGGCGGCGGCTCGTTGCCGCGTCCCGGTGAGGTGTCTCTGGCACACAACGGCGTGCTGTTTCTGGATGAGGCCGGCGAATTCGGTCGCTCAACCCTTGATGCGTTGAGGCAGCCGCTGGAAGATGGCCATGTCACTGTGACGCGTGCCAGTGGATCCTTGCGGTTTCCAGCCCGGTTTATGTTGGTGGCTGCGATGAATCCCTGTCCCTGCGGGTACTATGGCGATCGCGCCAGAGACTGTGTCTGCAGTGTCACGCAGGTACGACGCTATCGGGGGAGACTATCCGGTCCGCTCCTGGATCGGCTTGATCTTCAAATCGAAGTCCCGGCAGTGCCCATCCGCGCATTAGGGGATGACACAGTGCCGACCGACTCGTCGGAAACCATCCGGGCGAGGGTGGTGGCGGCTAGGGCTCGACAAGCGGAGCGGTACCGGGGCGACGGGATGTACACGAATGCGCAATTGAAACCGCGCCACCTGAAGCAGTATTGTGCACTGGATCCTCAGGGACGGGACCTGCTGGAGCAGGCCATGGCTCGCCTGGGGTTTTCGGCTCGGGCGCACGGGCGTATCCTGCGGGTGGCCAGGACTATTGCCGACTTGGCCGAGTCTGATAGTATCGGTCCGGTGCATCTGGCCGAAGCCATTCAATATCGAAGTTTCGATCGTCGAGTGGAGTTGTGAAGGAATCTCCCGTTATTCATACGGCCCGTGTGTTTGCCTGGTGGTTTATCGTCGGTGCCACCATGGCGTTAGCCGTGATTCTGCTTCAAGGGGGGATGCGTGAGGCGATGCAGGCGCAGGGATCGGTCTGGGAACTCAAGTTGGTCGAGTTTCTGACGACGATCTTGGGTGGCGGGTTACTCGGCGGGTGTATCGCATTGATTCTCGATCGTATCAAGAAGGCCTGACCGGCGTCGTCGGATGTCGTGCAGCATAAGGGGTGGTGAGTATGGATATTGAGGTTGGGTCGAATTTGTATCGGAACTCCAACGGGATCATCGATATCGAAGGAGTTCCGCAATTTGAAGTCGCCATCAAAGAACCCTCTCGGGCGTTGCTCGTGAATTTTGCCCTCTTCGACGAAGTCGGGCGGATGATGGCCAAGGTTGTGGACAGCAATCTCACCTTCAACG
This is a stretch of genomic DNA from Nitrospira sp.. It encodes these proteins:
- a CDS encoding YifB family Mg chelatase-like AAA ATPase, encoding MLANVLSAAIVGVDAHLVDVEVDISAGLPQFSIVGLPDATVRESRDRVRAALKNSGFHFPVKKVTVNLAPANIKKEGAGLDLAIALGILVAEDIIPSEAVKGYVFVGELSLDGRAKPVPGALSIGVVCRQRHRMLISADNAEEAALADGTEVFPIHTLPQAVEFLRGVQTIAPQASSSERAAGSARAEEEDFADVKGQAHAKRALEVAAAGGHNLLMIGPPGSGKTMLARRLPGILPLLRQDEALETSRIHSVVGQLAQDQPLLRRRPFRAPHHSISEAGLIGGGSLPRPGEVSLAHNGVLFLDEAGEFGRSTLDALRQPLEDGHVTVTRASGSLRFPARFMLVAAMNPCPCGYYGDRARDCVCSVTQVRRYRGRLSGPLLDRLDLQIEVPAVPIRALGDDTVPTDSSETIRARVVAARARQAERYRGDGMYTNAQLKPRHLKQYCALDPQGRDLLEQAMARLGFSARAHGRILRVARTIADLAESDSIGPVHLAEAIQYRSFDRRVEL